A stretch of DNA from Armatimonadota bacterium:
CCCCCGCGGAGACGGCGGGGCGGATGCTGGAGGCCGACGTCATCCTGGCCATCACCTCCTTCTCCCTCAGCCACACCGACGCGCGGGAGGAAGCCTGCCGGCGCGGGGCCCGCGTGGCCAGCATGCCCCGGTTCCTTCCGGAGATGCTGTATCCGGGCGGACCGATGGCCGCCGACTACCAGCAGATCGCCGTCGGCACCGCCCGACTGGCGGCGCTGATCACCGCCGCCCGACGCGTCCGGATCACCACGCCCGCGGGGACGGCGATCAGTTTCAGCGTCGAGGGGCGGGAGGGCCGCCGCGACCACGGGCTGTACACCGAGCGCGGGGCGTGGGGCAACCTGCCCGCGGGCGAAGCCTACTGCGCGCTGTGCGAAGGCACGGCGGAAGGGGTCATCGTCGTCGAACCGGGATGGCACGCCAAGCTGACGGAGCCCATGACGCTCTCCTTCCGCGCAGGGGAAGTCATCGACATCCGCGGCGGCGGGGTGGTGGGCGCCGAGATCGCAGAGATCGTCGATCTGGCCCGGCGCGCCCCGCAGACCCGGCCGCGCCGCCTGCTCGGGGAACTGGGGATCGGCACCAATCCCAACGCCCGCCGGACCGACATCACGGTCGAAGCGGAGAAGATCAAAGGCACGGTGCATCTGGCCGTCGGGGACAACAGCCACATGGGGGGGACCAACGTCGCCGACTACCATCAGGACTTCGTCCTCCCGCACCCCGATCTCTGGCTTGACGAGGTACCCGTGATCGCCGCGGGCCGCTGGGTGCATCCCGACCTGGCCGGACTGTAGGGGACGCAGCGGCCCCGCACCGGAAGGAGGCGGAAGAGATGGAAATCTTGCTGGGGACGGAAGCTTTGAGAGACTACCTCTCCTTCGAGGTGGCCGCCGCGGCCCAGAAGCTGGTGCGCGACGTCATGCTCGTGCGGCCGGGCGAGCAGGTGGCCATCACCGCCGACACCAGCAGCGACGGGCGCGTGGTCGAGGCCACGGCGAAAGCGGCCTATGCGGCCGCAGCGGTCCCCGTGGTGCTCTGGTACCAGACCACCCTGGGCAGCGGCGTGGAGCCGCCGCGGCCCGTCGCCGCCGCCATCGCCGACTGCGACGTCTGGATCGAGTACGCCGTGGGCTATACGCTGTACTCCGCCGCCTTCCGGCGGGCCATGGACCGCGGCGCCCGGTACATCTGTCTCAGCGGGATGGACGCCGACATGCTCGTGCGCACGGTGGGCCGGGTGGACTACCGTGCCCTGGTGGCCATGGGGGAGCAACTGCGGGCGCTGGTGGCCGCCGCGCGCCAGGTGCACATCACCACGCCCGCGGGAACGGACATCACGGCGGACAACGGCGGACGGTTCGTCCGCCACTCCGGCAAGCTGGCGGACACCCCGGGGGAGCCCATCATGCTGGGGGGCCAGATCTCGTGGAGCCCGCTGGAGGAGAGCATCAACGGGCGGCTGGTCTTCGACGGCTGCATCTGGCCACCGGCCGAGATCGGCCTGGTCCGCTCCCCGGTGACGCTGACGATCGAAGCGGGCATCGTCCGGGAGATCGAGGGCGGGGCCGAGGCCCGCCTCTACAAACAGTGGCTGGCCGCGTTCAACGATCCCAACATGTACCGCGTGGCGCACTTCTCGCTGGGGTTCAACCCCGGGGTGAGGCGGCCCACCGGGCGTATCGTCGAGGACGAACGCCTCTTCGGCTGCCTGAACGTCGGCATCGGCACCCAGGGACCCCAGCTCAGGGCGGTGGGGTGGAAGGCGGCCGCCCACACCGACGGGGTGGCGCTGAACCCGACCATCCACCTCGACGGCGAACCGCTGGAGGTCGCGGGACGGTACGTGCACCCGGAGATCGTCGCCGCCTGCCGCGCGCTGGGCGTCCCCGGGTACTAGCCCGACGCGATGAGGCTGTCGGCCGACGATATCGAGCCGCTGGTGATCGGCGGATCCCTCCTGGGAGGCGGGGGCGGCGGCGATCCGGCGCTGGGCCGCCGGTTCGCGCGGATGGCGCTGGACCTGGGCACCCCGGAGATCATCCCGCTGGAGGCGCTGCCGACGGAGGCGACCGTGGTCACGGTGGCGCTCGTCGGCGCGCCGTCCGCGCCCGAGCAGCACGTGACTCCGGAGGACCTGGCCCGGGCCGTCCGCCTGCTGCAGGAGACCTTCGGCGTCCGGGCCGCCGCCCTCAACGGCAACGAGAACGGCGGGTTCGCCTCCGTCAACGGATGGGTGCAGTCGGCCGTCCTGGGGATTCCGCTGGTGGATGCGCCGTGCAACGGGCGGGCCCACCCCACCGCCCTGATGGGCGCCATGGGGCTGCACCGGGTGCCGGGCTACCTCTCCCGGCAGGCGGCGGTCGGCGGCGCCGGCGGACGCCGTCTCGAGGTGACGGTCGCCGGCTCGGTGGAGGGCGCGTCGGCTCTGGTGCGGCAGGCCGCGGTGCAGGCCGGCGGAGTCGTGGGGGTGGCGCGCAATCCCGTAGAGGCAGGCTATCTGGCCGCGCACGGCGCCCCGGGGGCGATCGCCATGGCGCGGCGCCTGGGCCAGGCCGTCCTCGAGGCGCTCCCGCAGGGAGGAGAAGCGGCCTGGTCCGCGGCGGCCGGAATCCTCGGCGGCACGGTCGTCGATGTCGGCCGGATCCTCCGCGTGAACCTGGCGATGGCCGGAGGATTCGACCGGGGCACCGTCATCGTCCGGACCTCCCGGACCTATGAACTGTCGGTGTGGAACGAGTACATGACGCTGGAGCGCGACGGCCGCCGGCTGGCGACCTTTCCGGACCTGATCGCCACCCTGGCCGAAAGCGGCCTGCCTCTGACCTCCGCGGAGCTGCGTGAGGGCATGACCGTAGCCCTCCTGACCGCTCCCCGAGAGCGCCTGCTCCTCGGCGCGGGCGTGCGGGACGCGGAGCTGCTCCGCGCGGCGGGCGAAGTGATCGGCAAAGATCTGAGTCGGCCCAACGGCTCGGGCGAATCGTAAGGAGGAGCGCAGTGTGGAAGCAGACGATCGAAGCCTATGAGCTCCTGGATGCGGCGACCGTCAACGGAGAGGCGGTCGCCGCGACGCTGCGGGCGCGGGGATTGGAGGTCCAGGTCCGGCACGTCGAGGGGGAGCGCGGGGCGACGGACGTCCTGCGGATCAGCGTCCCCGGGACGCGGGGACGGACGACCGGCGGCGACGCGCCGACGCTGGGCGTGATCGGGCAGTTGGGCGGCATCGGAGCCCGCCCCGCGCGGATCGGCCTCGTCTCCGACGCCGACGGGGCCATCACCGCCGTGGCCGTGGCCTTGAAACTGGCCGACATGCGGCGGGCCGGCGACCTCCTGCCCGGCGACGTGATCGTCACCACACACATCTGCCCGCAGGCGCCGACCCGCCCCCACCATCCCGTCCCCTTCATGGACTCACCTGTGGGGATCGACCGGCTGGTCCGGCTGGCCGTGGATCCGGCGATGGAAGCGATTCTCTCCATCGACACGACGCGGGGGAACCGGGTCGTCAACAGCCGCGGCATCGCCATTTCGCCCACCGTCAAGGAAGGCTATCTCCTGCGGGTCAGCGAGGACCTGCTGGACCTCCTGCAGGCGGTCACGGGACGTCTTCCCGTCGTCCTGCCGCTGACCACGCAGGACATCACCCCCTACGGCAACGACATCTTCCACCTCAACAGCATCGCGCAACCGGCGACGGTGACCACGGCGCCGGTCGTGGGCGTGGCGCTGACCACGGAGGTGGCGGTGCCCGGACCGGCGACGGGGGCCAGTCAGGCGGCGGACATCGAAGAGGCGGCCCGGTTCTGCATCGAGGTGGCCAAGGCCTACGGCGCGGGGAGTTGCCGGTTTTACGACCCCGAGGAGTTCCACCGGCTGCTCGCCCTCTATGGACCCATGAGCCGGCTCCAGGCGCCCCACCCCTGGCCGGGGGAGGCGGGCCCGCCACCGTGAAATTCCGATGGACATCCAGTCCATCGGCCTGGTGCCCCGTGTTGATTTCGTCGGGTTCGCGCCCGATTGACCCTTCCAGACGACGACCATAGAATCCCACCCGAAGGGAGGGCAGAGAAGATGCATCGCTGGCTCGTTCTCCTGACCGTGGTTACGCTGGCCGGTCTGGTGCTGTCGGGGACTTCGCCGCCGGCGGCGGCGCAGGCACCTACCACCCTCACCCAGGGGCTGGGGGAGGAACCTGAGAACATCGACCCCCAGCGAACCAACCGGTTCCACTCGCTGATCGTGCTCAGCTACATCGTCGAGCCGCTGTTTACCCTCGACAGAGAGTTCAAGGTCGTCCCGCTCCTGGCGCAGTCCTATACCTGGTCGCCGGACAGGAAAACGCTCCGCGTCGTCCTCAAGGACGGTATTACCTTCCACAACGGCGCTCCGCTCACCTCAGCCGACGTCAAGGCGACGTTCGAACGGTATATCACCGTGTCGCCCCTTTCCTCGTACGTACGACCGCGCAACGGGGGGATCGTCGGCATGGACACGCCGGATTCACGCACCATCATCTTTCGGTTCGGTCAGCCCAAGCCGCTGGCCATGATCTCGGACCTGGCCGACGCGCATACCGGCATTCTGCCGGCGTCCTTCATCGCCAGCACCCCCTCGGCCGACATCGGGATCCGGGCGCTGATCGGGACCGGTCCGTACATCTTCAAGGAATGGGTGCCGGGCGACCGGATCGTGCTTGAGCGGAATGACCGCTACCGCCACGGTCCGGTTTTTTCGCCCAACCGAGGGCCGGCCCACTTCCAGCGCATGGTGTTCAGAATCATTCCCGAAGACGCCACCATGACGGCGGAGGTGACGGCGGGCAACGTGGACATCACCTTCGACGTCACGCCCTCCGGCCTCCAGCAGCTGCGCGCCAATCCCAACGTGGTCGTGATGCAGGCGCCCACGTACAGTGTCCAATACCTCGTCCTGAACATGGAACGTTGGATGTTCCAGAACGCCAGGGTCCGGCAGGCCATCGCCCACAGCATCGACAAGGAGGCGATCGCCCGCGCGGCGTGGCTGGGCGTGGGGCGGCCGGTCGACGGTTTGATCAATGAGGCCACCATCGGCTACTGGCCCGGCGTCAAGCAGTACGCATACAAGTATGACGTGGCCCGGGCGAAGGCGCTGCTCGCCGAAGCCGGCTGGCGACCCGGGGCCGACGGGATCCTGCGGCGCGACGGCGACCGTTTCGAGGTCACGCTCATCACCTTCTCGAACATCGACCAGTGGCGCCGCGCCGGCGTCATCGTGCAGAGCCAGCTGAAGCAGGTGGGTATCGAGGTCAAGGTCGAGACCGCCGAGGTGGGCGCGACCTATGATCGCGCCCGAGCCGGGAACTTCGACATCGGGATCTTCCGCAACACCTGGTGGCTGGCGCAGCCCTACCTGACGTTCCTGACGCATTCGGTGAACATCCCCTCCAGCAACTTCTCGCGGTGGCCCAATCCCGAACTGGACAAGGCGCTGGACACGGCGAGCAACGCGCTGGACGACGGGGAACGCGAGCGGGCGCTGCAGCGGGCGCAGCGCATCATCGTGGAGTCCGCGGTCTGGGTGCCGCTCGTCTCCAACACCAACCTTCTCGCCGCCAAGAAATCGGTGGGAGGATTGGACGTGCTGGCTCAGCACCCGTGGTGGCCGGTGCACCTGCGAGCGCTGGCGCTGACGCGGAAGTAGGCGGGGGCGTACGGCCCTGAGCCGCTTCGTCTTCCAGCGGCTGCTGGCCCTCGTCCCCGTGGCGGTCGGGGTCACCCTGTTGGTGTTCAGCCTGCTCCACCTCACGGGTGACCCCATCCGTCTTCTCTACGGCCTGAACGTTCCGGAGGAGATCGTCCAGCAGCGGCGTGAGGAGCTCGGCCTGAACCGCCCGGTGCCGGTGCAGTACCTGCTGTGGCTGGGCCGGGCCGTCCGCGGCGATCTGGGCCAGTCCATCACCACGGGGGATCGTGTCGTGGCGATGATCGGGGCGCGCGTCGGTCCGACGCTCGAGCTCACAATCCTGGCGCTGCTGGTGACGCTGACCGTGAGTATCCCGGCGGGGATCGTCGCCGCGGTGCGGCGGGATACCTGGCTCGACGCCCTCTCCCGAATCGCGGCGCTGTTCTGGGTCTCCATGCCCATCTTCTGGTTGGGGCTCCTGTTCATCCTCGTCTTTGGCGTAAAGCTGGGCTGGCTGCCGATCTCCGGCCGGGCCGAGACGTTCTGGTCCCTCGACGGTCTCCGCACGCACCTCCTCCCCGTGCTGACCCTCGGCCTGCCGCCCGCCGCTCTGTTCACGCGGTTGACACGCTCCAGCATGCTGGAAGTGATCGGCGAGGAGTACATCCGCACCGCACGGAGCAAAGGGCTGGCGGAGAGGACGGTGATCGTGCGGCACGCCCTGCGCAACGCCCTGATCCCGCTGCTGACCCTCATCGGGCTGCGCCTGCCGTGGTTGTTCGGCGGCGCGGTGATCACCGAGACGGTCTTCGCCTGGCCCGGTATGGGCCGGCTCCTGGTCGATTCCGTCCTCAAGCGCGACTACCCGGTCGTGCAGGGGATCGTCATGGCCATGGCTGCTCTGGTAGTGGCCAGCAGCCTGCTCGTCGACCTGTTGTACGCCTATGTTGATCCCAGGATCCGTTACGATTGACCGCCCGGGCATCCGGCGGCAGCGCGCCGCGGCTCGCTGGTGGCTGCGACGACTGTGGCGGTCCCGTCCGATGCTCCTCGGGTTCATCCTGGTGCTGGCCGTGGCCCTGGTGGCGCTGCTGGCTGAGGCGATCGCGCCGCAGGATCCGACCCTGCTGAACATGGACGCCCTGCTCGCCCCGCCCGGGCCGAACCACCTCTTCGGCACCGACGAGCTCGGCCGCGACATCTTCAGTCGCGTCGTTCACGGCACACGCTACGCGCTGCTCATCGGTGTCGCGGTGGTCCTGATCGAAGCCCTGATCGGCATCGTGCTGGGCGCGACCGCCGCCTACTTCGGCGGCTGGGCCGATGCCGTGCTGATGCGTGTCGTGGACGTCATGCTCGCGGTGCCCACGCTGGTGCTGGCCCTGGCCATCGCCGGCGTGCTGGGCGGCGGGCTGGGCAACATGATCCTCGCCATCGGGGTCACGGGGTGGCGGGAGTTTGCCCGCCTGATCCGCGGCCAGGTGCTGGTGATCCGAACGGCGACGTACGTGGAAGCGGCCCGGGCGCTGGGCGCGGGAGATCTCCGCGTGCTGGCCCGGCACGTGCTGCCCAACGCGCTGGGCACGGCGATCGTCTACACCACGCTGGAGATGCCGGCGGCGCTGTTGTGGGCGGCCTCGCTGAGCTTCCTGGGGCTGGGCGCGCAACCGCCCACCCCGGAGTGGGGGGCCATGGTGGCCGAAGGGCGCGGCTTCATCGGGCAGGCCTGGTGGGTGTCCACGTTTCCGGGGCTGGCGATCATGATCACCGTTCTCGGCTTCAACTTCCTGGGGGACGGGCTGCGGGATCTGCTCGATCCCCGGACGGCGCGCGTCCTCTGAGGTGGGGACCATGGAGCCTTTGCTCGAGGCCATCGGGCAGCAGGAGGAGGACCTCGTCGGCCTCTGCCGCCGCCTGATCCAGATCCCCAGCGAGAACCCGCCCGGCGACGTGCGGGAGCTGGCGACCTTTGTCGCCGAGACCCTAACGGCGTGGGGGATCGCGCCGATCTGGCACGAGCCCGCACCCGGCCGGGCGAACATTGTCGCCTCGATCGGGCCGACCGACGGAAAAACCTTGATCCTCAACGGTCACCTGGACGTCGTACCGGCCGGGAAGCCCGGCCGATGGTCCCATCCGCCCTTCGCCGGGGATGTGTCCGGCGGCCTGCTCTACGGCCGGGGCGCTGTGGACATGAAAGGCGGCGTCGCCGCCCTGATGATTGCCTTCCGGGCCCTGGCCGCAACGGTGCTGCCCGGCCGAATCATCCTCGCCCTCACGGCGGATGAGGAAACCGGCGGTCGATGGGGGACGCGCTGGCTGGTTGAGCACGCCGGGCTGCACGGCGACGGAGCGCTCATCGCCGAGCCGTCGGGCCCCGGCATCGCCACAATCGGGCAGAAGGGCGTGTTGTGGCTGAAGGTGAAGAGCGTGGGCTCGGCGGCCCACGGCAGCCTGAGCCCCTACGCCGGCACAAATGCCATCCTCCGGCTGACCGACGCCCTGCCGGTCTTCACCGCGCTGGCCGGGCGTAGCGGCGATTTTCCCGATGCGCTCCGTCCCATCTTGCGGCGCTCCAAGACCCGGATGGCCGCCGCGGTTGGGGAGACCGCAATCCAGGCCCTGGACCACGTCACCGTCAACATCGGCACCATCCGGGGGGGTACCAAGGTCAACGTGGTCCCCGACGAGGCCGTGGCCGAGATCGACATCCGCGTGCCCCTCGGTTGCTCGGCCGGGGCGATCAGGGACGAGATCGAGGCCTCCCTCACCGCGCGGGGGCTGATCCTCGAAGAGTGTACCGTCTCCGAACCGAACTACACCGAGCCGGAGGCCGACGTGGCCAGAGCGCTGGCGCGAGCCGTGGAGGTGGTCGCCGGACAGCAACCGGAGTTCCTCCTGCAGTGGGCAACAAGCGACGCCAGGCACTTCCGCGCCGCCGGCATCCCCGTGGTGCAGTACGGTCCCTGGGGGCAGGGCATCCACGGCGACGACGAGGCCGTGTACATCGACCACCTGACGCATTGCGCCAAGGTCTACGCGATCCTGAGCCACACCTTCCTGGCGGTGCCTCCGAGGGACGCCCCGCCGGTCCGGCCCTGACGGCGAAACAACCGGGGCGCCGGACGCGTTAACCAACGTAATGGCTCGCGCCCCACGGATCACGCTCGGCGCCATAGTCCTCTTCCTGCTCGGTGTCGCGCTCTGGCTCCGTGCCGGGGTCCAGGCACAGCCCGCCCCGGCGCCCCGGCTGGCGCTGCGACCCGTGGTCACCGGACTGTCCGCGCCGGTCTATCTGACCCATGCCGGAGACCGCAGCGGCCGGCTGTTCGTCGTCGAGCAGGAGGGCCGCATCCGCGTCGTCCGTGACGGCCGACTGCTGGCGCGCCCCTACCTCGATATCCGCTCCAGAGTCGTCTCCGGCGGCGAGCTGGGGCTGCTCAGCGTGGCCTTCCACCCCCGCTTTGCGGACCACGGCCGCTTCTTCGTCAACTACACGACGAACCAGGGCGGCCGGCTGCGCACGGTAATCGCCGAGTACCGCGCCGCGCCGCCCGATGCGGATGTGGCGGGGGCCGCCGAACGCATCCTGCTGGAGATCGACCAGCCCTTCCGCAACCACAACGGCGGGCTGAACCTCTTCGGGCCGGACGGGATGCTGTATATCGGCATGGGCGACGGCGGCTCGGCGGGCGATCCCTACAACGCCGGCCAGCGGCTGGATACGTTGCTGGGCAAGTTGCTGCGCATCGACGTGGACGGCACAGCGCCCTAC
This window harbors:
- a CDS encoding DUF917 family protein; the encoded protein is MRLSADDIEPLVIGGSLLGGGGGGDPALGRRFARMALDLGTPEIIPLEALPTEATVVTVALVGAPSAPEQHVTPEDLARAVRLLQETFGVRAAALNGNENGGFASVNGWVQSAVLGIPLVDAPCNGRAHPTALMGAMGLHRVPGYLSRQAAVGGAGGRRLEVTVAGSVEGASALVRQAAVQAGGVVGVARNPVEAGYLAAHGAPGAIAMARRLGQAVLEALPQGGEAAWSAAAGILGGTVVDVGRILRVNLAMAGGFDRGTVIVRTSRTYELSVWNEYMTLERDGRRLATFPDLIATLAESGLPLTSAELREGMTVALLTAPRERLLLGAGVRDAELLRAAGEVIGKDLSRPNGSGES
- a CDS encoding DUF1177 domain-containing protein, which encodes MWKQTIEAYELLDAATVNGEAVAATLRARGLEVQVRHVEGERGATDVLRISVPGTRGRTTGGDAPTLGVIGQLGGIGARPARIGLVSDADGAITAVAVALKLADMRRAGDLLPGDVIVTTHICPQAPTRPHHPVPFMDSPVGIDRLVRLAVDPAMEAILSIDTTRGNRVVNSRGIAISPTVKEGYLLRVSEDLLDLLQAVTGRLPVVLPLTTQDITPYGNDIFHLNSIAQPATVTTAPVVGVALTTEVAVPGPATGASQAADIEEAARFCIEVAKAYGAGSCRFYDPEEFHRLLALYGPMSRLQAPHPWPGEAGPPP
- a CDS encoding ABC transporter substrate-binding protein; protein product: MHRWLVLLTVVTLAGLVLSGTSPPAAAQAPTTLTQGLGEEPENIDPQRTNRFHSLIVLSYIVEPLFTLDREFKVVPLLAQSYTWSPDRKTLRVVLKDGITFHNGAPLTSADVKATFERYITVSPLSSYVRPRNGGIVGMDTPDSRTIIFRFGQPKPLAMISDLADAHTGILPASFIASTPSADIGIRALIGTGPYIFKEWVPGDRIVLERNDRYRHGPVFSPNRGPAHFQRMVFRIIPEDATMTAEVTAGNVDITFDVTPSGLQQLRANPNVVVMQAPTYSVQYLVLNMERWMFQNARVRQAIAHSIDKEAIARAAWLGVGRPVDGLINEATIGYWPGVKQYAYKYDVARAKALLAEAGWRPGADGILRRDGDRFEVTLITFSNIDQWRRAGVIVQSQLKQVGIEVKVETAEVGATYDRARAGNFDIGIFRNTWWLAQPYLTFLTHSVNIPSSNFSRWPNPELDKALDTASNALDDGERERALQRAQRIIVESAVWVPLVSNTNLLAAKKSVGGLDVLAQHPWWPVHLRALALTRK
- a CDS encoding ABC transporter permease codes for the protein MSRFVFQRLLALVPVAVGVTLLVFSLLHLTGDPIRLLYGLNVPEEIVQQRREELGLNRPVPVQYLLWLGRAVRGDLGQSITTGDRVVAMIGARVGPTLELTILALLVTLTVSIPAGIVAAVRRDTWLDALSRIAALFWVSMPIFWLGLLFILVFGVKLGWLPISGRAETFWSLDGLRTHLLPVLTLGLPPAALFTRLTRSSMLEVIGEEYIRTARSKGLAERTVIVRHALRNALIPLLTLIGLRLPWLFGGAVITETVFAWPGMGRLLVDSVLKRDYPVVQGIVMAMAALVVASSLLVDLLYAYVDPRIRYD
- a CDS encoding ABC transporter permease, producing the protein MLLGFILVLAVALVALLAEAIAPQDPTLLNMDALLAPPGPNHLFGTDELGRDIFSRVVHGTRYALLIGVAVVLIEALIGIVLGATAAYFGGWADAVLMRVVDVMLAVPTLVLALAIAGVLGGGLGNMILAIGVTGWREFARLIRGQVLVIRTATYVEAARALGAGDLRVLARHVLPNALGTAIVYTTLEMPAALLWAASLSFLGLGAQPPTPEWGAMVAEGRGFIGQAWWVSTFPGLAIMITVLGFNFLGDGLRDLLDPRTARVL
- a CDS encoding ArgE/DapE family deacylase yields the protein MEPLLEAIGQQEEDLVGLCRRLIQIPSENPPGDVRELATFVAETLTAWGIAPIWHEPAPGRANIVASIGPTDGKTLILNGHLDVVPAGKPGRWSHPPFAGDVSGGLLYGRGAVDMKGGVAALMIAFRALAATVLPGRIILALTADEETGGRWGTRWLVEHAGLHGDGALIAEPSGPGIATIGQKGVLWLKVKSVGSAAHGSLSPYAGTNAILRLTDALPVFTALAGRSGDFPDALRPILRRSKTRMAAAVGETAIQALDHVTVNIGTIRGGTKVNVVPDEAVAEIDIRVPLGCSAGAIRDEIEASLTARGLILEECTVSEPNYTEPEADVARALARAVEVVAGQQPEFLLQWATSDARHFRAAGIPVVQYGPWGQGIHGDDEAVYIDHLTHCAKVYAILSHTFLAVPPRDAPPVRP
- a CDS encoding PQQ-dependent sugar dehydrogenase codes for the protein MARAPRITLGAIVLFLLGVALWLRAGVQAQPAPAPRLALRPVVTGLSAPVYLTHAGDRSGRLFVVEQEGRIRVVRDGRLLARPYLDIRSRVVSGGELGLLSVAFHPRFADHGRFFVNYTTNQGGRLRTVIAEYRAAPPDADVAGAAERILLEIDQPFRNHNGGLNLFGPDGMLYIGMGDGGSAGDPYNAGQRLDTLLGKLLRIDVDGTAPYRIPPDNPFVARNGARGEIWAYGLRNPWRFSFDRATGRLFLADVGQHQWEEIDLVVRGGNYGWKIMEGAHCYSPPEGCDRTGLQLPIAEYDHSQGCSVTGGYVYRGSRIPALVGRYLFGDYCSGRIWALTEAGGNWAMAAVLTTDLRIASFGEDPAGELYVVDHAGTVYLITARSP